The following coding sequences are from one Microbulbifer sp. TB1203 window:
- a CDS encoding Zn-dependent hydrolase produces the protein MKTPIKTVQIVATLLALIFVCACSPREKQAENTEQAETEARIVESETVPAAKKQPVENADDRFDIYAPVVLNADLSDLSDNQRQMIGLLIDASKIMDRLFWLQSYGPAEELLSSIEDSRKREFAKINYGPWDRLNNNEPFIEGYGPKPLGANFYPADMTKAEFEAWKQPGKDGLYSLVRRNTEGKLELVPYSQAYKDQLTRAAEILREAGGLAKDEEFANYLRLRADALVSDDFRPSDMAWMDMKNNEIDVVIGPIENYEDQLFAYRTAYEAYVLLKDKEWSEKLARFAAFLPELQKGLPVAEKYKSETPGTDSDLNAYDVLYYAGHSNAGSKTIAINLPNDEEVQLAKGTRRLQLKNAMRAKFDKILVPISDLLIADDQRKHITFPAFFANTMFHEVAHGLGIKKTVTDGSNVRQALKESSSALEEGKADILGLYMVTELHEKGELEDGELMDNYVTFLASIFRSVRFGAASAHGKANMMRFNFFKEQGAFTRDAETGEYSVDFDKMQDAMTKLSNLILTIQGDGDYPKAKQLLDSKGVVGAELQADLDRLSEADIPVDVTFIQGREVLGLK, from the coding sequence ATGAAAACGCCGATAAAAACTGTACAGATTGTCGCCACACTGCTGGCACTGATTTTTGTGTGCGCCTGCTCGCCGCGGGAGAAGCAGGCGGAAAACACGGAACAGGCTGAAACTGAAGCCCGTATCGTCGAATCGGAAACGGTACCGGCGGCTAAAAAACAGCCGGTGGAAAACGCCGACGACCGCTTCGATATCTATGCGCCGGTGGTCCTGAATGCGGACCTCTCCGATCTCTCCGACAACCAGCGGCAGATGATCGGCCTGCTGATCGACGCCAGCAAGATCATGGACCGCCTCTTCTGGCTGCAATCCTACGGCCCTGCGGAGGAGCTGTTGTCCAGTATCGAGGACAGCCGCAAACGCGAATTTGCCAAAATCAATTACGGTCCCTGGGACCGCCTGAACAACAACGAGCCCTTTATCGAAGGCTACGGACCCAAACCGCTGGGGGCCAACTTCTACCCCGCGGATATGACCAAAGCCGAATTCGAGGCCTGGAAACAGCCCGGCAAGGATGGCCTCTACTCCCTGGTGCGCCGCAACACGGAGGGCAAGCTGGAACTGGTGCCCTACAGCCAGGCCTACAAGGATCAGCTGACCCGCGCCGCAGAAATCCTGCGCGAGGCCGGCGGGCTGGCGAAGGACGAGGAGTTCGCCAACTATCTGCGCCTGCGCGCCGACGCCCTGGTGAGCGACGACTTCCGTCCCAGCGATATGGCCTGGATGGATATGAAGAACAACGAAATCGACGTGGTGATCGGCCCCATCGAAAACTACGAGGACCAGCTGTTCGCCTACCGCACTGCCTACGAGGCTTATGTGCTGCTGAAGGATAAAGAGTGGAGCGAAAAGCTGGCCAGGTTCGCCGCCTTCCTGCCGGAACTGCAAAAGGGCCTGCCGGTAGCGGAGAAATACAAATCGGAAACACCGGGTACCGACTCCGACCTGAATGCCTACGATGTGCTCTACTACGCGGGCCACAGCAACGCCGGCTCCAAGACCATCGCCATCAACCTGCCCAACGACGAAGAAGTGCAACTGGCCAAGGGCACCCGCCGCCTGCAGCTGAAGAACGCCATGCGCGCCAAGTTCGACAAGATACTGGTGCCCATCAGCGATTTGCTGATTGCCGACGACCAGCGCAAGCACATCACCTTCCCGGCGTTCTTCGCCAACACCATGTTCCACGAAGTGGCCCACGGCCTGGGCATCAAGAAAACCGTTACCGACGGCAGCAATGTGCGCCAGGCATTGAAGGAGTCCTCCTCCGCATTGGAAGAGGGCAAGGCGGATATCCTCGGCCTGTATATGGTGACCGAGCTGCACGAGAAGGGCGAACTGGAAGACGGCGAACTGATGGACAACTACGTCACCTTCCTCGCCAGCATCTTCCGCAGCGTGCGCTTCGGCGCGGCCAGCGCCCACGGCAAGGCCAATATGATGCGCTTCAACTTCTTCAAGGAGCAGGGCGCCTTTACCCGCGATGCCGAAACCGGCGAGTACAGTGTGGATTTCGACAAGATGCAGGACGCGATGACCAAACTGTCGAACCTGATCCTCACCATCCAGGGCGACGGCGACTACCCCAAAGCCAAACAGCTGCTGGACAGCAAGGGCGTGGTCGGCGCCGAACTCCAGGCCGACCTGGACCGCCTGTCGGAAGCGGATATTCCGGTGGACGTCACCTTTATCCAGGGCAGGGAAGTGCTGGGCCTGAAATAG
- a CDS encoding ABC transporter ATP-binding protein/permease, protein MPRPKSDIALDQVHWGALKSLFPYLLEFKRAVSLALLCLVGAKVAGVGLPFLLKHIVDDLDNAGGAAQAVALPLGLLLAYGAVRFSSVLFGELRDTVFGRVTERAQRRVGLEVFEHLHRLDMDFHLNRRTGGLSRDIERGNAGIGFLMRFMVFNIVPTLVEIAMVVGLLWWNYSAAFALLVLGAVVAYIGFSVVATEWRTRFVRELNQAESQSSSRAVDSLLNYETVKYFGNETHEARHYDRELAFWESARRKNRLSLFGLNAGQALIIASAMCGAMVLAAVNVTRDAMTIGDFVLINAIMMQIFIPLNFLGFVYREMKGALANIEKMFALLTVEPAVSDNPDARELEVRSGRIDFEEVHFGYREDREILRGVSFSVAPRQKVAIVGASGAGKSTLFKLLFRFYDVNDGRILIDGRDIREVDQQSLRRAIGVVPQDAVLFNQSILENVRYGRVNASDEEVMEAIRHAQLDDFIRQLPEGADTLVGERGLKLSGGEKQRVAIARALLKRPPIMVFDEATSSLDSRSERGILAAMGEIAREQTTLVIAHRLSTVVDADVILVMDRGRIVERGAHGELLARDGHYAALWRMQQEEHSGEVLPSAVSSA, encoded by the coding sequence ATGCCCAGACCCAAATCCGATATCGCCCTGGACCAAGTGCACTGGGGCGCACTGAAGTCCCTGTTCCCCTACCTGCTGGAATTCAAGCGCGCGGTCTCGCTGGCGCTGCTGTGCCTGGTGGGGGCCAAGGTGGCGGGGGTGGGGCTGCCGTTTCTGCTCAAGCATATCGTCGACGATCTGGACAACGCCGGCGGCGCGGCCCAGGCCGTCGCGCTGCCGCTGGGGTTGCTGCTGGCCTACGGTGCGGTGCGTTTTTCCAGCGTGTTGTTCGGCGAACTGCGCGATACGGTTTTCGGCCGCGTGACCGAGCGCGCCCAGCGCCGGGTGGGGCTGGAGGTGTTCGAGCACCTGCACAGGCTGGATATGGATTTCCACCTCAACCGCCGCACCGGTGGCCTGTCGCGGGATATCGAGCGCGGCAATGCGGGCATCGGTTTCCTGATGCGCTTTATGGTGTTCAACATAGTGCCCACACTGGTGGAAATCGCCATGGTGGTGGGGTTGTTGTGGTGGAACTACAGCGCCGCCTTCGCGCTGCTGGTACTGGGCGCAGTGGTGGCCTATATCGGTTTTTCCGTGGTGGCCACCGAGTGGCGCACCCGCTTCGTGCGCGAACTGAACCAGGCGGAATCCCAGAGCAGCAGCCGCGCGGTGGACAGCCTGCTCAACTACGAGACGGTGAAATATTTCGGCAACGAAACCCACGAGGCGCGCCACTACGACCGCGAGCTGGCTTTCTGGGAATCCGCGCGGCGCAAGAACCGTCTATCCCTGTTCGGCCTCAACGCGGGTCAGGCTTTGATTATCGCCAGCGCCATGTGTGGCGCCATGGTGCTTGCCGCCGTCAATGTGACCCGCGACGCGATGACGATTGGCGACTTTGTGCTGATCAACGCCATCATGATGCAGATCTTTATCCCGCTGAATTTTCTCGGTTTTGTCTACCGGGAAATGAAGGGCGCCCTGGCGAATATCGAGAAAATGTTCGCCCTGCTCACGGTGGAGCCGGCGGTAAGCGATAACCCCGATGCTCGTGAGCTGGAGGTGCGCAGCGGCCGCATCGATTTCGAGGAGGTGCACTTCGGCTACCGCGAGGACCGGGAAATTCTCCGCGGCGTCAGCTTCTCGGTGGCGCCGCGGCAGAAAGTCGCCATCGTCGGCGCCAGCGGCGCCGGCAAGTCCACCCTGTTCAAGTTGCTGTTCCGCTTTTACGACGTCAACGATGGTCGCATCCTGATCGACGGTCGGGACATCCGCGAGGTCGACCAGCAGTCGCTGCGGCGCGCCATCGGCGTGGTGCCCCAGGACGCGGTGCTGTTCAACCAGTCGATTCTGGAAAACGTGCGCTACGGCCGCGTGAATGCCAGCGATGAGGAAGTAATGGAGGCGATACGCCACGCGCAGCTTGACGACTTTATCCGGCAACTGCCGGAAGGGGCGGATACCCTGGTGGGGGAGCGCGGGCTGAAACTCTCCGGCGGTGAGAAACAGCGGGTGGCCATCGCCCGCGCACTGCTCAAGCGGCCCCCGATCATGGTGTTCGACGAGGCCACCTCATCCCTGGACAGCCGGTCCGAACGGGGCATTCTCGCCGCCATGGGGGAGATCGCCCGCGAGCAGACTACCCTGGTGATCGCCCACCGGCTGTCCACGGTGGTGGACGCGGATGTGATCCTGGTGATGGACCGGGGTCGTATCGTCGAGCGGGGTGCCCACGGCGAGCTGCTGGCCCGGGACGGCCACTACGCGGCGCTGTGGCGGATGCAGCAGGAGGAGCACAGTGGGGAGGTGTTGCCTTCCGCCGTGTCATCCGCGTAG
- a CDS encoding CoA pyrophosphatase, producing the protein MLDVIEDKLAKLRGQLVEKVPKGPDLQGHAAVLLALTEEPDPQVILTLRARHLSTHSGEVSLPGGRWDETDPSLEFTALRETEEEIGLPAGQIRLLGPLWSRSTRWQVQVTPWVGVVSPDVNLTPNPGELDAIFRVPLSFFLADPRIRTDRITIDQRAVYLPAYLYRGYEIWGFTAGVLTEFLVKVLDAPIGRRDDVPLRALN; encoded by the coding sequence ATGTTGGATGTAATCGAAGACAAACTTGCCAAATTACGCGGTCAATTGGTGGAAAAGGTGCCGAAAGGTCCCGATCTTCAAGGGCATGCCGCAGTATTGCTGGCGCTGACCGAAGAGCCGGACCCACAGGTCATCCTCACTCTTCGCGCCCGCCACCTCTCCACCCACTCCGGGGAAGTGTCCCTGCCGGGTGGCCGCTGGGACGAAACCGACCCCTCGCTGGAGTTCACCGCCCTGCGGGAAACCGAAGAGGAGATCGGGCTCCCCGCCGGCCAGATTCGCCTGCTGGGCCCGCTGTGGTCGCGCAGCACCCGCTGGCAGGTACAGGTTACTCCCTGGGTGGGCGTGGTTTCCCCCGATGTGAACCTGACCCCCAACCCCGGCGAACTGGATGCGATTTTCCGCGTGCCGCTGTCGTTCTTCCTGGCCGATCCCCGTATCCGCACCGACCGGATCACTATCGACCAGCGCGCCGTTTACCTCCCCGCCTATCTCTACCGCGGCTACGAAATCTGGGGTTTTACCGCTGGCGTGCTGACCGAGTTCCTGGTCAAGGTACTGGATGCGCCCATAGGCCGTCGGGACGATGTGCCGCTGCGGGCACTGAATTAA